From a single Crateriforma spongiae genomic region:
- a CDS encoding ATP-binding protein: MSSRHDAVLQQTLGDVQRPLRGVRETVRQVRAGELGTLSLRQAECLDEVLRQCDGLEQLIRQAYPDDADDLDIPAVRRRWVATSDVRRSIESALPQCLPDGTEVLWDGGTDPSHRVFGDPDVLAALMIHLITRSALVSRGRHPVLVRLNHSDDGDCQQWSVIDRGPGLSADQLQQFVESDARDGDSFSQGLMLCRQLAGMHFSPLTIISDANVGTETGLNIPASGPRSVAKAWCEWRLQYRPPSVAPRRTHAIRPQKTSANSVRHITRLDRPRAAQPTSRGTNRVQLNWNDIRPRSPHQVIAGTVTLGATCSKQLATRLDDLFHERLSPFDFVYRIGDRQWVWVFDASIDQMEERWERLNESVRQQVPEARLDWSDPQIIPVDQRRMTSRISDLLVRQTLSSQTDLRHFDHNQVRLGTKPLEPSPVAMARLDEEMLRMGARLRKQTQSLRSHASRMRPKER, from the coding sequence GTGTCGTCACGCCACGACGCGGTGCTGCAACAAACTCTGGGCGACGTCCAACGCCCGCTACGGGGTGTCCGAGAAACCGTTCGGCAAGTCCGTGCCGGCGAACTGGGCACACTGTCATTGAGACAGGCGGAATGTTTGGATGAAGTTCTGCGTCAGTGTGATGGGCTGGAGCAACTGATTCGACAAGCCTATCCCGACGACGCGGACGACCTTGATATCCCAGCGGTCCGTCGGCGTTGGGTGGCCACATCGGACGTTCGCCGCAGCATCGAATCGGCGCTTCCGCAGTGCTTGCCTGACGGGACCGAAGTCTTGTGGGACGGTGGCACCGATCCATCGCATCGCGTGTTTGGTGACCCAGATGTTTTGGCCGCACTGATGATCCACCTGATCACCCGATCGGCTTTGGTTTCCCGCGGCAGGCACCCCGTACTGGTCCGATTGAACCACAGCGACGACGGCGATTGTCAGCAATGGTCAGTCATTGATCGCGGCCCGGGATTGTCCGCCGACCAGCTGCAGCAGTTTGTGGAAAGCGACGCTCGCGATGGTGATAGTTTTTCACAAGGACTGATGCTGTGTCGCCAGTTGGCGGGCATGCATTTTTCGCCGCTGACGATCATCTCCGATGCAAACGTTGGTACCGAGACGGGGCTGAACATCCCCGCGTCCGGTCCGCGTTCAGTCGCCAAAGCATGGTGCGAATGGCGTTTACAGTATCGCCCACCCTCGGTGGCACCACGCCGCACTCATGCGATTCGTCCGCAGAAGACGTCCGCCAACTCCGTGCGTCACATCACTCGATTGGATCGACCGCGTGCGGCCCAGCCCACATCGCGTGGGACAAACCGTGTCCAGCTGAATTGGAACGATATTCGTCCGCGTTCCCCGCATCAGGTCATTGCGGGCACCGTGACGCTGGGTGCCACGTGCTCGAAACAATTGGCAACACGCTTGGACGATTTGTTTCATGAACGACTATCGCCATTCGACTTCGTTTATCGCATCGGTGACCGACAATGGGTGTGGGTGTTCGATGCGTCGATCGACCAGATGGAAGAACGCTGGGAACGTTTGAATGAATCCGTGCGTCAACAGGTCCCCGAAGCTCGACTGGATTGGAGCGATCCTCAGATCATTCCTGTCGATCAGCGTCGCATGACGTCACGGATCAGCGACCTGTTGGTGCGTCAAACCCTTTCGTCACAAACCGACTTGCGGCACTTTGATCACAATCAAGTCCGTCTGGGCACCAAGCCGCTTGAACCTTCACCGGTGGCCATGGCTCGGCTGGATGAAGAAATGCTGCGGATGGGAGCAAGACTTCGCAAGCAGACACAAAGCCTGCGGTCCCACGCCAGCCGCATGCGTCCGAAAGAACGTTAG
- a CDS encoding MaoC family dehydratase, giving the protein MEATTSTDVLYFEDLAVGDRWFSPERVITEQDVADFAELTGDHDPLHRDASSHGLPFGEPVAHGLLGLSVLAGLSTEHPRVSTLALTGLSEWSFEAPIYFGDRVRVATTVSEIQPHGRRAARVTWLRELINQSDRVVQRGLLVTLVASKRRRRGTAPAAIVDTTDTPSQRGTLPAR; this is encoded by the coding sequence TTGGAAGCTACCACCTCCACGGATGTCTTGTACTTCGAAGACTTGGCCGTTGGTGACCGATGGTTCAGCCCCGAAAGGGTCATCACGGAACAGGATGTTGCCGACTTCGCCGAATTGACCGGCGACCACGATCCGCTTCATCGCGACGCCTCCAGCCACGGCCTACCTTTCGGTGAACCGGTCGCTCATGGGCTGTTGGGTCTAAGCGTCTTGGCCGGTCTGAGCACCGAGCATCCTCGGGTCAGCACCTTGGCTTTGACCGGGCTTAGCGAATGGTCATTCGAAGCCCCCATTTACTTTGGTGATCGCGTGCGGGTCGCCACGACCGTGTCGGAAATCCAACCGCATGGCCGGCGGGCCGCCCGGGTGACTTGGTTGCGTGAGCTAATCAATCAATCCGATCGAGTGGTCCAGCGTGGGCTCTTGGTCACCTTGGTCGCCAGCAAACGACGGCGTCGCGGCACCGCGCCCGCCGCGATCGTCGATACGACCGACACACCTTCACAACGCGGCACGCTGCCCGCCCGCTAG
- a CDS encoding FG-GAP repeat domain-containing protein, translating to MSFAIRPLAVDANEGIAAGDVNRDGHMDLVAGRNWYSGVDWTARPLRTIDDWNGYVQSNGDYLFDVNDDGWLDVIAGSFLPTEVHWYENPGAEGLRLGQQWTQHLLVDTKNSANEGQLFGDIDGDGTPEWIVNSWKAETPTTIWRLERIEETPKAAGSAATKNASGKQSAKAKGKPAQYQMVPHVLGDINGHGAAIGDLSGDGRTDVLVGHGWYEQPAENPWGQPWKFHDAWKLHSSLPMVVADVDSDGDSDLIFGNGHDFGLQWWENTGVDSEGEFTWQEHLIDDSFSQPHCLAWVDLDGDQRPELITGKRYFGHNGRDPGGMDMPCLYAYRVDPQTHEFQRLTIDEGHVGTGLQIVAQDLNDDGAVDLAVAGKSGTFVLLAQ from the coding sequence ATGTCGTTCGCGATTCGACCCTTGGCAGTGGACGCCAACGAGGGCATCGCCGCCGGCGATGTGAACCGTGACGGCCACATGGATTTGGTAGCAGGTCGCAACTGGTACAGCGGTGTCGATTGGACCGCGCGTCCCTTGCGAACGATCGACGATTGGAACGGATATGTTCAGAGCAACGGCGACTATTTGTTCGACGTTAACGATGATGGCTGGCTGGATGTGATTGCCGGATCCTTCTTGCCGACCGAAGTCCACTGGTACGAAAACCCGGGTGCCGAAGGATTACGGTTGGGCCAGCAGTGGACCCAGCACTTGTTGGTGGACACCAAGAATTCCGCCAACGAAGGCCAGTTGTTTGGCGACATCGACGGGGATGGAACACCCGAGTGGATCGTCAACAGTTGGAAAGCTGAAACACCCACGACGATTTGGCGATTGGAACGCATCGAAGAGACGCCAAAAGCCGCCGGTTCTGCCGCAACAAAAAACGCGTCCGGCAAACAGTCAGCCAAGGCCAAAGGCAAACCGGCGCAGTACCAGATGGTTCCCCACGTCCTGGGCGACATCAATGGACACGGCGCGGCGATCGGCGACCTCAGTGGTGACGGGCGAACCGATGTCCTGGTCGGCCACGGATGGTATGAACAGCCTGCGGAAAATCCATGGGGCCAACCTTGGAAGTTCCATGACGCTTGGAAATTGCACAGCAGTCTGCCAATGGTCGTCGCGGACGTGGATTCCGATGGCGACAGCGATTTGATTTTCGGAAACGGTCACGATTTTGGATTGCAGTGGTGGGAAAACACCGGTGTCGATTCGGAGGGTGAATTCACTTGGCAAGAACACTTGATTGACGACAGTTTCAGCCAGCCCCATTGTTTGGCTTGGGTGGACTTGGACGGTGATCAACGGCCTGAATTGATTACCGGCAAACGGTACTTTGGCCACAACGGACGCGATCCCGGCGGGATGGACATGCCCTGTTTATACGCCTATCGCGTGGATCCACAGACTCACGAATTTCAGCGTTTGACCATCGACGAAGGGCACGTCGGAACCGGATTGCAGATCGTCGCGCAAGACTTGAATGATGATGGCGCGGTGGACCTGGCGGTGGCGGGGAAGAGCGGTACCTTTGTGCTGTTGGCCCAGTAG
- a CDS encoding nucleotide pyrophosphohydrolase, with protein MDVDTGADDDSWTLREAQDQVDQWIRTIGVRYFDPMTNLAQLVEEVGEVSRIISRTHGQQSWKKDATRGSLPDELADVLFVVICLANQSGIDLTGALRANLDKKTRRDADRHRANQKLKD; from the coding sequence ATGGATGTGGATACGGGGGCCGACGATGATTCGTGGACGTTGCGTGAAGCCCAGGATCAGGTCGATCAGTGGATCCGAACGATCGGCGTGCGCTACTTTGATCCGATGACCAATCTGGCCCAATTGGTCGAAGAGGTCGGTGAAGTTTCACGCATCATTTCACGGACTCATGGCCAACAGAGCTGGAAAAAAGACGCGACGCGCGGCAGCCTGCCCGACGAATTGGCCGACGTTCTGTTTGTCGTGATCTGCTTGGCCAACCAGTCGGGAATCGATCTGACCGGCGCTTTGCGGGCAAATTTGGACAAAAAGACCCGCCGCGACGCCGATCGGCATCGTGCCAATCAAAAGCTGAAAGACTGA
- a CDS encoding flagellar basal body P-ring protein FlgI, with protein MSTKSTADGCCKTPPVGLRMTRRNGIFAAAALMIAGTSTLGCSSMWRRDDDDSADAKLEKLLKVPKAPDLVREAAVPKGLHSVRVDGVALVNRLVATGGAPEPSILRDELVEQMRRHDVANPNHVLESSETALVEVRGVIPPGARTGDPMDLLVVAPVQSHVRDLHGGWLMETRLRHQQMLRNSLRKSEPLAVGQGPLLTRADTTPGTDDSLRTKAIVIAGGRVIENRDLGLILRPEFQHVKMAAAIAQAINRRFFFFDGTERRGIAEPLEDDYIKIEVHPRYRRNQYRMMEVARAIGVKPESAETQQRLADLGQKLADPETSADAALQLEGMGESAIPTLVDALEQDNPELRFYVAEALAYLDRDEALPPLESAIADSPAFRFPGLLAIEGMDGSAAVETLRRLMDQPSLETRYGAFCAIRRRPDGASVLAGQNVSGQFRLFTVPCSCQPAIVVSLRESPEIVMFGPDETIDVTHPLFGPGGLLIKQDPENPGQLRINRFLPGEDDRLAIVPANLTALIHGIADVGGGYGDVVTVLREAKDSGFLQQQLAMDPLPEPMRTYHRDEAEDQDSVADDESSAEVDG; from the coding sequence ATGTCGACCAAGTCCACCGCCGACGGATGCTGCAAAACGCCGCCGGTCGGTCTTCGCATGACACGCCGCAACGGCATCTTTGCCGCCGCGGCATTGATGATTGCCGGCACCAGTACGTTGGGCTGTTCATCGATGTGGCGCCGCGACGACGATGATTCGGCCGACGCCAAATTGGAAAAGTTGCTGAAGGTACCCAAGGCTCCTGACCTGGTGCGTGAAGCGGCCGTGCCCAAAGGTCTGCATTCGGTTCGTGTCGATGGCGTCGCTTTGGTGAATCGATTGGTCGCCACCGGTGGTGCGCCGGAACCGTCGATTCTGCGTGATGAATTGGTGGAACAAATGCGTCGTCACGACGTGGCGAACCCCAACCATGTGCTGGAAAGTTCGGAGACGGCATTGGTGGAAGTCCGCGGCGTGATTCCGCCAGGCGCCCGGACTGGAGACCCCATGGATTTGCTGGTCGTCGCTCCGGTGCAAAGTCATGTTCGTGATTTGCACGGTGGATGGCTGATGGAAACACGCCTGCGGCACCAACAGATGCTGCGAAATAGTCTGCGGAAAAGTGAGCCGTTGGCTGTCGGCCAGGGGCCACTGCTGACCCGAGCCGACACGACACCGGGGACCGACGACAGCTTGCGGACCAAAGCCATCGTGATTGCCGGTGGACGCGTGATCGAAAATCGAGACCTGGGCTTGATTCTGCGGCCCGAGTTTCAGCACGTCAAAATGGCCGCGGCGATCGCGCAAGCCATCAACCGGCGATTCTTTTTCTTCGATGGGACCGAGCGACGCGGTATCGCCGAACCCCTGGAAGACGACTACATCAAGATCGAAGTCCACCCGCGTTATCGCCGCAACCAGTACCGGATGATGGAAGTCGCTCGTGCCATCGGGGTCAAACCCGAATCGGCGGAAACGCAACAGCGTCTGGCCGACTTGGGGCAAAAGTTGGCCGATCCCGAGACATCGGCCGACGCGGCATTGCAGTTGGAAGGGATGGGCGAAAGTGCCATTCCCACGTTGGTCGACGCTTTGGAACAAGACAATCCCGAACTGCGATTCTACGTCGCCGAGGCGCTGGCGTACCTGGATCGTGATGAGGCACTGCCGCCACTGGAATCGGCAATCGCTGATTCACCCGCGTTTCGCTTTCCCGGATTGTTGGCGATCGAGGGGATGGACGGATCCGCGGCGGTGGAAACCTTGCGTCGTCTGATGGATCAGCCCAGCTTGGAAACACGCTACGGCGCCTTCTGTGCGATTCGTCGACGGCCCGATGGCGCATCGGTCCTGGCCGGTCAAAACGTCAGTGGACAATTTCGCTTGTTCACGGTGCCCTGCTCTTGCCAGCCGGCGATCGTGGTCTCGCTGCGCGAGTCGCCAGAAATTGTCATGTTTGGCCCCGACGAAACGATCGACGTGACGCACCCATTGTTCGGCCCTGGTGGTCTGTTGATCAAGCAAGATCCTGAAAACCCAGGTCAGCTGCGAATCAATCGATTCTTGCCGGGTGAAGACGATCGATTGGCCATCGTGCCCGCCAACCTGACGGCACTGATTCACGGGATTGCGGACGTCGGCGGCGGCTATGGTGACGTGGTCACGGTGCTAAGAGAAGCCAAAGACAGTGGGTTCTTGCAACAACAGTTGGCGATGGATCCATTGCCCGAGCCGATGCGCACGTACCACCGCGATGAAGCGGAAGACCAGGATTCGGTCGCCGATGACGAATCGTCGGCCGAGGTGGACGGCTAG
- a CDS encoding RrF2 family transcriptional regulator, with protein MVISARVHYSCLALVELASRMDDPSPVAASDISQRHAIPGPFLNQILRTLRAAGWVQSIRGSHGGYRLAVDPESITVLDIADEVGCQETQDHGESQTGVAAETLQDIWAEATQSARDVLAKITLAELSRRCRQDDGVMFYI; from the coding sequence ATGGTCATTTCTGCACGTGTGCATTACTCCTGCTTGGCATTGGTCGAATTGGCGTCTCGGATGGATGATCCGTCACCCGTGGCGGCCAGTGACATCAGTCAGCGACATGCGATCCCGGGACCTTTCTTGAATCAGATCCTGCGGACGCTTCGCGCCGCCGGTTGGGTTCAAAGCATTCGAGGCAGTCACGGCGGGTATCGTCTGGCGGTCGATCCCGAATCGATCACGGTGCTGGACATCGCCGATGAAGTGGGATGTCAGGAAACCCAAGATCACGGCGAAAGCCAGACCGGCGTCGCGGCAGAAACATTGCAAGACATCTGGGCCGAAGCGACCCAAAGCGCGCGTGATGTTTTGGCCAAGATCACGTTGGCGGAATTGTCGCGTCGTTGCCGACAAGACGACGGCGTGATGTTTTACATCTAA
- a CDS encoding phosphoadenylyl-sulfate reductase, whose product MSPIASDRNLPVVSPADLPGDYDATVDPKVGLDGLPGALGADPPLAPTTDFLNELEKESRQLESATPTEILRWAVDRYAPKFTMATAFGPEGMTIIHMLAQIAPETPIFNLDTGYQFEETLQLRERVKERYGIEVEFKLPELSVEAFEKANGGPMYQTDPNRCCFERKLKVLHRAAQGWHAWASAIRRDQSPDRAKAPIVGWDKKFHLVKISPLANWTKKDVWSLITKEDIPYNPLHDRGYPSIGCQPCTRAVMAGEDERAGRWSGFQKTECGLHSS is encoded by the coding sequence ATGTCACCGATTGCCAGCGACCGAAATTTGCCGGTGGTTTCCCCCGCCGACCTGCCGGGCGATTATGACGCGACGGTCGATCCAAAGGTGGGCTTGGACGGTCTGCCGGGTGCCCTGGGGGCTGATCCTCCGCTGGCCCCGACGACGGATTTTTTGAACGAATTGGAAAAGGAAAGCCGCCAGCTGGAATCGGCAACTCCCACGGAAATCCTTCGCTGGGCCGTGGATCGATACGCGCCCAAATTCACGATGGCCACGGCGTTCGGTCCCGAAGGGATGACGATCATTCACATGCTGGCGCAGATCGCCCCGGAAACGCCGATCTTCAACCTGGACACCGGCTACCAATTCGAAGAAACCCTGCAATTGCGCGAGCGGGTCAAAGAGCGTTACGGCATTGAGGTCGAATTCAAGCTGCCCGAGCTATCGGTCGAAGCGTTCGAAAAGGCCAACGGCGGTCCGATGTACCAGACCGATCCGAACCGTTGCTGTTTCGAACGAAAGTTGAAGGTGCTGCACCGCGCCGCACAGGGTTGGCACGCTTGGGCCAGTGCGATTCGGCGCGACCAAAGCCCGGACCGCGCCAAAGCACCGATCGTGGGTTGGGACAAGAAGTTTCACTTGGTCAAAATCAGCCCGCTGGCGAATTGGACCAAAAAAGACGTCTGGTCGCTGATCACCAAGGAAGACATCCCGTACAACCCGCTACACGATCGTGGCTATCCCAGCATCGGTTGCCAGCCATGCACCCGTGCGGTGATGGCAGGCGAAGACGAACGCGCCGGGCGCTGGAGCGGGTTTCAAAAAACCGAATGTGGGCTGCACAGCAGCTGA